The following proteins are co-located in the Phyllostomus discolor isolate MPI-MPIP mPhyDis1 chromosome 1, mPhyDis1.pri.v3, whole genome shotgun sequence genome:
- the LOC114490353 gene encoding olfactory receptor 4E1: MQEAGLLNQSTLVTYFKLQGLSVNRKVQVAMFVMVLILYVLTLIGNILIVITITYDRRLHTPMYFFLSNLSFIDVCHSTVTVPKMLIDTWSEEKLISFDACVIQMFFLHLFACTEIFLLTVMAYDRYVAICKPLQYMTVINWKVCVLLAMTIWMGGTIHSIALTSLTIRLPYCGPDEIDNFFCDVPQVVKLACTDTHIIEILIISNSGLISVVCFVVLVVSYTVILVSLRQQVHKGRWKALSTCAAHLTVVTLFLGHCIFIYSRPSISLREDKVFSMFFTAVTPLLNPIIYTLRNTDMKNALNKLMCRKERKETK, translated from the coding sequence ATGCAAGAGGCTGGCCTGCTCAATCAAAGTACTTTAGTGACATATTTTAAGCTTCAAGGTTTATCCGTAAATCGAAAGGTGCAGGTGGCCATGTTTGTCATGGTCCTCATTCTCTATGTCCTGACACTGATTGGGAACATCCTCATTGTCATAACTATTACCTATGACCGCCGGCTCCATACCCCCATGTATTTCTTCCTCAGCAACCTGTCCTTTATTGACGTCTGCCACTCCACGGTCACTGTCCCCAAGATGCTGATAGATACCTGGTCAGAGGAGAAGCTCATTTCCTTTGATGCCTGTGTAATTCAAATGTTCTTCCTACACCTATTTGCCTGCACAGAGATCTTTCTCCTCACTGTCATGGCCTAtgatcgctatgtggccatctgcaaacCCCTGCAGTACATGACAGTGATAAACTGGAAAGTATGTGTGCTACTGGCTATGACCATCTGGATGGGGGGGACCATTCACTCCATCGCCCTGACCTCCCTCACCATCAGGCTGCCCTACTGTGGTCCTGATGAGATTGACAACTTCTTCTGTGATGTACCTCAGGTGGTCAAATTGGCCTGCACTGATACACACATCATTGAGATTCTCATCATCTCCAACAGTGGGCTTATTTCTGTGGTCTGTTTTGTGGTTCTTGTGGTGTCCTACACTGTCATCCTGGTGAGTCTGAGGCAGCAGGTCCACAAGGGCAGGTGGAAAGCCCTATCTACCTGTGCAGCCCACCTCACCGTAGTCACACTGTTCCTGGGACATTGCATCTTCATTTATTCTCGTCCATCCATCAGCCTCCGGGAGGACAAGGTGTTCTCTATGTTTTTCACTGCTGTCACCCCCCTGCTGAACCCCATCATCTATACTCTAAGGAATACAGACATGAAGAATGCTTTGAACAAGTTAATGtgtaggaaggagaggaaagaaacaaaataa